CGCGAATGGTGGTCCACTTGTCAGCCCTGAGGGCGGTGTTTCCGACCCATTCGTAGCATGGCTTGGCCACGAAGCGCGCTTCCAGCAGGGCGTCCCTATCCTCGGCGAGCCGCACCCGCATCGAGAACTGGTATGTGGTCCCCTCCTCGAGCCCATCTTGGGGTGACTGGATTCCGGTGTAGTCAAAATCGCCCTCAATCTGCAAGACGTTGCTTTGGGGCGCTTCTGGGTCGTTGACGATCGCGAGTATCGGGTTACCGGATGTTATCCACCCGCTTGGGTCGTTCAGGGTGTATTGGCCGTCCGTGTTGTTGATTGTGGAACCTTCGAAGTCGAGGCTCCACACGACCCCTGACGGCTCGGTGCCACTCGTTTCGGCCGCCGCCTCGGTCACGATGAGCCCGCCCAGCGCGAGAGCGACCGCGGTCGCAGCACCGGCTGCGCGACGGATCGCAGCGGTGAGCTTCCGCTTCCTGGCGTGGCGCTTCGAGGTCATGGCTCCTCCTGTGGCTGTGGTGGTGCCGCGGGGGGGTCGTGCGGTTGATGGCATGGATGATGCGGCGCCGCCCGGCGCGTGGTGCGGGGCGGCGGCGCTGGATGATTGGTTGCGGCCGCTTGCCTGGAGGTTCCCGTGTGTGTGCGGAGGGCTCGACCCGGGTTCCGAGCGGGGTGGCCTCGCATCACCTGCGGCGGCCGCATAGGACATGCCGGGCGTCCATGCAGGTCAAGGGCCTAGTGGCACCAGCTGGAGCGCCCGTGAGATTGCCCCGGGCATTCGATGGAAGCGCTTGCATCGGCGGTACGGTCCACCACGCGGTTGCCGATCCGTGATCAGCCCGAGGGTGCTTGTGGCGCCGAAATGCGCTCCGGACGGGGAACGGCTTCCTGCGGGTCGGCGGGCGTCTGTCGGGACGTCACCGCAGCGCGACTGGGCCCCGGTGAGCGAGCCCGGCGCGGCGGGCTCGCACTGCCGAACCCCGGATGGCGATGGTTGAGCCTGTCGAAGCCACTGGGCTCGTCGACGACTTGCCGAGGGAAGGAGCGCAGCCTTAGGCGTCGAACGGGTTGACGTCCCGGACGCCGAGCGGTTCGTAATGCTTGACGTTGCGGGTGACGACGATGAGGCCGTGCGCCTCTGCGACGGCTGCGATGTGGGCGTCGTCGGACGGTGCGTCCTCGGGGACGGGGTAGCGGCCGTAGACGCGAGCCGCGCGATGGTCGAACGGCAGCGCGCGGTCCGAGGTGCCGAAGCTGGGGACCACGGCGGTCTCGTACCAGTAGCGCAATACGGCGCCTTGCGCTGCGTCGGTCCGTTCTCTGCGACGGATGCCCTGTTCGATCTCGCCGAGGACGAGCACGGCGGTGAACAGGTCGCGGTCGGGCACGGCGCGCAGCCATCGGGCCACTGCCGGGTTGCGGTGGGGGAGTCGTGCCGCGGAGATGATGGTGGTGTCGAGCAGGTACATCAGAACTCGACGGGCCGGGAGACCATGGGTGCGCGCTCGGGTTCCCGAGTCGTGATCCTGGGCGACGTCGAGACGTGCCCTTGATATTCTTCTCGCATGATCAATATCAGGCACGCGCGGGAGCGGGCTGGGCTCTCGCAGGCAGAGCTTGCGCGCCGTGCTGGGATCGCCCCGTCGAACCTGTCCGCCATCGAGTCCGGCACGCGTCCGGCATCCGCGGCGATGGTGAACCGTCTTCTCGACGCGATGGGTCGGCCATCGGTGGCGCTTCGAGAGCACCGGGACGAAGTCATGGCGACCATCGAGCGCCTCGGGGGGAGCGACCCGCGAGTCTTCGGCTCCGTGGCGCGCGGGGAGGACGGTCCCGGAAGCGACATCGACCTCCTGGTCCGCGCCGTGCCAGGGCGAACCTGGGACTTCGTCACCCTCCCGCGCGTGCTCTCTGATCTCCTCGGGGTCCAGGTCGATGTCATCGCAGAGTCCGGCCTACGGCCGACGGATGGCGCGATCCTCGCCGAGGCGGTCCCGTTGTGACGGGCGCCGAGGCCCTCGCTGCCCGCTATGGAGAGCGCGCCGTCCAGTCGCTCCGCGATCTTGTGACGCACTGTGAGACCGCAGCGCGCCTGGTCGCGCGGGGACGCCAGGCATACGACGCCGACGAGATGCTGTTCCACGCGGCGAAGTCGATCATCGCCCGCGCCGGCGAGTGCGTCGACCGACTGGACAAGGCGGGGACGGGCCTTCCGGGCGATCATCCAGAGCTCGAGCTCCGCCAGCTCAAGGATGCCCGGAACTTCGTGACCCACACCTACGACCGCGTGGACCCGTCCATGGTCTGGGACATGCTGGCGATTGACCTCCCGAGGGTCGCGACCAGGGTCCGGGAGATCCTCACCCGCGGCGACCAGGCGTAGCTGCACAGCCGCACACCCGCGTGTCAGTCCCGGGTCCTACGGTGGACCCATGCGACCCGTGACCGACCTGCAGCGCACGGTGGCCCCGTTCGAGGTCATCAGCGAGTACACGCCGTCGGGCGACCAGCCCACGGCGATCGCCCAGCTCACCGAGCGCATCCAGGCGGGGGAGAAGGACGTCGTCCTCCTGGGTGCCACGGGCACCGGCAAGTCGGCGACGACGGCGTGGCTCATCGAGAAGCTGCAGCGGCCCACCTTGGTGATGGCGCCGAACAAGACGCTCGCCGCGCAGCTCGCCACGGAGTTCCGCGAGCTGCTGCCCAACAACGCCGTCGAGTACTTCGTCAGCTACTACGACTACTACCAGCCCGAGGCGTACATCGCGCAGACGGACACCTATATCGAGAAGGACAGCTCGATCAACGACGAAGTCGAGCGCCTGCGTCACTCCGCGACGTCGAGCCTCCTGACGCGCCGCGACGTCGTCGTCGTCGCCTCCGTGTCCTGCATCTACGGTCTCGGCACCCCGCAGGAGTACGTGGACCGCATGGTGCGGCTCGACGTCGGCGACGTGGTCGACCGGGACCAGCTGCTGCGGCGGTTCGTGCAGATGCAGTACACGCGCAACGACGTCGCGTTCACGCGCGGCACGTTCCGCGTGCGCGGTGACACCGTGGAGATCATCCCGGTGTACGAGGAGCTGGCGGTGCGCATCGAGTTCTTCGGCGACGAGATCGAGGCGATCCAGACGCTGCACCCGCTCACCGGGGACGTCGTCCGCGACGAGAAGAGCGTCTACCTCTTCCCGGCCACGCACTACGTCGCGGGCCCGGAGCGCATGGAGCGCGCGATCGCCGGCATCGAGAAGGAGCTCGAGGAGCGGCTCGCGGTCCTGGAGAAGCAGAACAAGCTGCTCGAGGCGCAGCGGCTGCGCATGCGCACCACGTACGACATCGAGATGATGCGCCAGATCGGCAGCTGCTCCGGCATCGAGAACTACTCGCTGCACATCGACGGCCGCGAACCCGGCACCCCGCCGAACACCCTCCTCGACTACTTCCCCGAGGACTTCCTGCTCGTCATCGACGAGTCGCACGTCACCGTGCCGCAGATCGGCGCGATGTTCGAGGGCGACATGTCTCGCAAGCGGGCGCTCGTCGAGCACGGCTTCCGCCTGCCGTCCGCGATGGACAACCGGCCGCTGCGCTGGGAGGAGTTCGTCGAACGCATCGGGCAGACCGTGTACCTGTCCGCCACGCCGGGCGAGTACGAGACGTCCCTGTCCGACGGCGTCGTCGAGCAGATCATCCGACCCACCGGGCTCGTGGACCCCGAGGTGATCGTCAAGCCGACCACCGGGCAGATCGACGACCTGCTGCACGAGATCCGCGAGCGCGTCGAGCGCGACGAACGCGTGCTGGTCACCACCCTGACCAAGAAGATGGCGGAGGACCTCACCGACTACTTCCTCGAGAAGGGCATCAAGGTCCAGTACCTGCACTCCGACGTCGACACGCTGCGCCGCGTGGAGCTGCTGCGTGAGCTGCGGCTCGGCCAGTTCGACGTGCTCGTGGGCATCAACCTGCTGCGCGAGGGCCTCGACCTGCCCGAGGTGTCGCTCGTGTCCATCCTCGACGCCGACAAGGAGGGCTTCCTGCGCTCGGCCCGGTCCCTCATCCAGACCATCGGCCGCGCCGCCCGCAACGTGTCCGGCCAGGTGCATATGTACGCGGACAAGATCACGCCCGCGATGGCGATCGCCCTGGAGGAGACCACCCGCCGCCGCGAGAAGCAGATCGCCTACAACACGGCCCACGGCGTCGACCCGACCCCGCTGCGCAAGAAGATCGCCGACGTCACGGACATGCTCGCGCGCGAGGACATCGACACCCAGCAGCTCCTCGCCGGCGGCTACCGCAAGCCCGCCGAGCGGCGGGCCAAGGCGCCCCTGCCCGGGTCGCCGAAGGAAGGCGCCACGACGGGGAACCGACTCGCGGGCGTCGCGGCCGGCGAGCTCGCCGAGCTCATCCAGGAGCTCTCCGACCAGATGCACGCCGCCGCGGCCGAGCTCCAGTTCGAGGTCGCCGCCCGGCTGCGCGACGAGATCTCGGGGCTCAAGAAGGAGCTGCGGCAGATGACGGCCGCGACGTCGTGACGGGTGAGGCGAAAGGGCTTCCCGACATCGTGACGATGACTCCACCATGGTCCGCGACGCAGCTCCGGAAGTTGGGGAAGAGCCTGCGTGATGGCGCGGCTCCGGCGCCCGGGGCACCCGGCTACGAGGACGTCATCGTCTGGTACGGCGACCTGACCTACACTTCCGGTCTCGCGGAGGTCGAAGCCGCGTTCCGGCGCATGGAGTTGGACGGAGGGGAGCGCGATGCCTAGTTTCGTCGTCGAGTACAACCGGCGCACCGGTGCCGTTCACGTGACCGAGTTTGCCACCAGCGGTGAGGGTGTTCGGCGCAGGCTCGAGCTCGAGCGGGTGCGCGTGAACAAAGACATCGAGATCGTCTCGCTCGTGAGCGACTCGATCGAGACTGTCCGACGCACCCACAGCCGATACTTCGCACGGGAGCTGGCACCCCAGTAGACGTAGGCCGCCTACAGCTTTGCGGGCAGGCGCCGGATCAGCCCGCCTGCAGGGGCGATCGGGCGCGGCTCGTGGCCGAGAGGTCGATGCCGTCCAGGAACGCGTCCGTGAACCAGCCGAGCAGGGGCGGGTTGGTCACGGCGGTGAGCGTGACCTCCGCCGTCACGCCGTCGCTGGTCGCCGCCTCGAGGATCCGGACCTGGGTGATGCGGGACTCGCTGGTCAGCTCCAGGTTCCGCTCGACGGCGGCCGCCGCAGCGTTCTCGATGCCGGTCGCGCTCAGGGCGAGGTGCTCGGGCGGCGACGTGGAGCCGAAGTACTCCGCGTCGAGCCACTGGGCGGCCTCGGCCGCCGCGACGTCGGCGAGGTTGAAGAGCCGCTTGCGGTCCAGATGCACCGCGGTCGCGGAGACCACCATCGCCACCAGCATGAGCGCGACGACGGCGAAGCCCAGCGTCAGCAGCAGGATGCGCCCCGACTCCGGGTCGGACGCCGGTACTCCCGTCGGTCTGGTCACGGCGAGCACGGTAGCGGACACGGTGCGGCTACGGCTCGTGCGGTGTCAGCGGTGGGCAGTTGATGGACACGCCGTCACGATCCGCTAGGCTCCGGACTCGAAGGGGAGTACCTGTCTCGGGGGAGTCGACAACACGGTAGGCAACGATGCCTGCCCGGCTTCTCCGCCCGCAGCCTGCGGGGTGGAAGACCTTCGGTGATCCGCCGTACCCACCGAGATCCTCCACGAAAGGCCGTCCACCAGTGACCGTCCCCGTCCTTGCCTGGGTCCTGACCGTCGCCGCGATCCTCGGCATGCTCGCGATCGACTACGTCGGCCACGTCCGCACCCCGCACACGCCGTCCCTCAGGGAGGCCGCCCGCTGGTCGGCCGTCTACGTGGGGATCGCGCTCGTGTTCGGCGTCGTCGTCTGGGCCGTGTGGGGGCCCACCTACGGCGGGGAGTACTTCGCCGGGTACGTCACCGAGAAGTCGCTCAGCGTCGACAACCTGTTCGTGTTCGTGCTGATCATGTCCAGTTTCCGGGTGCCGCGCGCGTACCAGCAGAAGGTGCTGCTGGTCGGCATCACCGTCGCGCTCGTGCTGCGCACCGTGTTCATCCTGCTGGGCGCCGCCGCCATCGCGAACTTCTCCTGGGTGTTCTACCTGTTCGGCCTGTTCCTCGTGTGGACGGCGATCGCCCAGCTCCGCCACGCCAAGGAGCAGGACGAGGAGTTCACCGAGAACGCCGTCCTGCGGTTCGTGCGGCGCGTGCTCCCGACGACGGAGACGTACGTCGAGGACCGCCTGACCACCAAGGTCGACGGCAAGCGCCTCATCACGCCGATGCTCATCGTCATGCTCGCGATCGGGTCCGCCGACCTGCTCTTCGCCGTCGACTCCATCCCCGCGATCTTCGGCCTCACCGAGCAGACCTACCTCGTGTTCGCGGCCAACGCGTTCTCGCTGCTGGGGCTGCGGCAGCTCTTCTTCCTCGTCGACGGGCTGCTGGACCGACTCGTCTACCTCGGATACGGTCTGGCCGCGATCCTCGGGTTCATCGGTGCCAAGCTCCTGGTGCACGCCCTGCACACCAACGAGCTGCCGTTCCTCAACAGCGGGCAGCACATCACGGTGATCCCCGAGATCCCCACGGCGCTGTCGCTCGGGTTCATCGTCGTCGTCCTGGTGATCACCACCGCCGCGTCGTTGTACCGCGACCGCCGCGTCCGCGCGGCCCGCCTCCCCGACACGAAGGAACACTGATGGTGCACGAGCTGCCGACCTGGTTCCAGGCGGTATCCCTGTCCGCGATGGTCGGGCTGCTGCTCGCCGACCTGATCATCGTCGGGCGACGCCCGCACGTGCCCTCGGTGCGGGAGTCCGCGCTGTGGGTCGGCTTCTACGTGGCGCTCGCCATCGCGTTCGCAGGCATCCTCTGGGCGGTCGGCGGGCAGGCGCCCGCCACGGAGTTCGTCGCCGGCTGGATCACCGAGTACTCGCTCAGCGTCGACAACCTGTTCGTGTTCGTGCTGATCATGACCCGGTTCGCCGTCCCGCGGCAGTACCAGCAACGCGTGCTCATGGTGGGCATCATCGTCGCGCTCGTGCTGCGCGCCGCCTTCATCGTCGCCGGCGCCGCCGCGCTCGAACAGCTCACCTGGCTCTTCTACATCTTCGGCGCGTTCCTCGTGTACACCGCCATCGGTCTGCTGCGGGGTGACGACGACGCCGAGGAGTACAAGGAGAACCGGCTCATCCGCGTGCTGCGCCGTGTGCTGCCCCTGCACGACGAGTACGACGGCGGGGCGCTGCGCACCACGGTCGACCGCAAGCGGCTGTTCACCCCGATGGTCGTCGTGTTCGTGGCCATCGGGTCCACGGACGTGCTGTTCGCCCTCGACTCCATCCCCGCGATCTTCGGCCTGACCCGCGACCCGTTCCTCGTGTTCTCCACGAACCTGTTCGCGCTCATGGGCCTGCGGCAGCTCTACTTCCTGCTCGGCGGCCTGCTCGAACGGCTCGTCTACCTGCCGTACGCCCTCGCCGTCATCCTCGGCTTCATCGGCATCAAGCTGGTGCTCGAGGCCATGCACGAGAACACGCTGCCGTTCATCAACCACGGCCACCACATCGGCTGGGCGCCCGCGATCCCGATCTGGGCGTCCCTCAGCGTGATCCTGGGCTCCCTGGCCATCGCCACGGTGGCAAGCCTGCTGCGCACGAGCCGCCGCGCGGCGATCGCCGACTGAGCTACCGGGTTGGGGGCGCTGGCTGGGTCAGCCGAGGGTGCCGTCGACGAGCTGGGAGCGTGCCTCGAGGACCTGGATGGGGCCGACTGTCGACGTGGTGGTGACGTCGCCGTCGACGTCCTCCCAGGCGTCCGTGCCGGCGAGGGCGAATCTGCCCTGCCAGGTGGTCGTCATCGTCACGGGGTAGGTGCCCTTCCTCGTCCAGGTGTGGCCGACCCATGATTCGTCGGGGATGGGGTCGCCCTCGTGCCATGGCCGGCCGGGATCCTGTGTGACGAGGGGAGCGGAGCCGTCGCCGAAGTTCCAGGTGAAGGTGGTCGCTGTCGCCTCCAGCACGACCGGTATGCCGAGCAGCTCGACGTCGAAGCGCTGGACCGGCGTCGTGACGGACACGGGTGAGTGGACGTTGACCAGGGCCCACTGGGTGGGCTGGATCGACGGTTCCGGCGCGGGGATCGTCAGCACCTCGAACGCGAACTGCGCCTCGGCGCGAAGGTCGGCGGCCACCAGGCACGAGCCTCTGTTGAGGGCGTGCCATGGGCCGTACCGATCATTCTCCGTCTCCCAGACCGAGGTCCACAGACCCTCCAGTGCGACGGCCTCCGGCGGGCACTCCAGTTCGGTCATCGTCGTCTCGTTGCTCTGGCAGGCTTCCCGGAGCCATTGCGGCTGAAACACCGACTCGGTCCGCTGGCACAGCACGGTCGTGATCCGCTTGTACCGGGTCGGGTGCGGGTTGGCCGCGGTTGTCGCACTTGCGTTGTGCAAGGTGGCGACCAGCGCCTCCTCCTTAGCGGTCAGAACGATCGACTCGTTCTCGTCAGCCTTGCTGTCGATCTTCACGTCGTCCCAGGCGCCCGCACGTGCTGCGTCGGCGTACAGGGCGGCCAGTGCGCAGACGCTGAGGATGACAGCAGCCGCTCGCGCCAGCGGTCTCACTCGATGTCCTCAAGGGTCAGGATGTTCACCAGCCGCCACGTCGTGCCGTCGTGGAGCAGTTCGATCCGGTAGTCGCCGGTACTGCCCGGGTCGTCTCGGACGAGATTGCCTTGTGCGTCGAGTAGACGCGCATCCTCCTGCATGATGCGGATGTCGAGGGGGTAGCCTCCGCCGAACTCGTCGAAGGCGTAGGTCTTGAGAATCTCGACGGTGGTGTCACCGCCGTCGATAATCGCCGCCTCGTCGTGGCGCTCCTGCATCACCTTTCGAACTGAGGCGCAGAACCTGCACGTCTTCGGCCACTCGATACGGTCGAGAACCGACTCGTCGGCAGTACGCATCGTGTAGGTGATGACGTCGACGAAGTACTTGGCCGCGGCCTGGGCGCCGACCTCGTCGGTTCGCTCGAAGTCTGGCCCGGGCTCAGGCTCCGGTTCCCGTGTGGACGTGGGAGAGGGCGTCGGCGACGGTGATGGAGAAGCCGAGGGCAACTCTGTTGCAGTCGGCGTGGACGGATCC
The Xylanimonas cellulosilytica DSM 15894 DNA segment above includes these coding regions:
- a CDS encoding DUF6318 family protein; this translates as MHRSRLVTGIAVVVFLLVGGCSGPDDDVQDPSTPTATELPSASPSPSPTPSPTSTREPEPEPGPDFERTDEVGAQAAAKYFVDVITYTMRTADESVLDRIEWPKTCRFCASVRKVMQERHDEAAIIDGGDTTVEILKTYAFDEFGGGYPLDIRIMQEDARLLDAQGNLVRDDPGSTGDYRIELLHDGTTWRLVNILTLEDIE
- a CDS encoding type II toxin-antitoxin system VapC family toxin, whose amino-acid sequence is MYLLDTTIISAARLPHRNPAVARWLRAVPDRDLFTAVLVLGEIEQGIRRRERTDAAQGAVLRYWYETAVVPSFGTSDRALPFDHRAARVYGRYPVPEDAPSDDAHIAAVAEAHGLIVVTRNVKHYEPLGVRDVNPFDA
- a CDS encoding TerC family protein; translation: MVHELPTWFQAVSLSAMVGLLLADLIIVGRRPHVPSVRESALWVGFYVALAIAFAGILWAVGGQAPATEFVAGWITEYSLSVDNLFVFVLIMTRFAVPRQYQQRVLMVGIIVALVLRAAFIVAGAAALEQLTWLFYIFGAFLVYTAIGLLRGDDDAEEYKENRLIRVLRRVLPLHDEYDGGALRTTVDRKRLFTPMVVVFVAIGSTDVLFALDSIPAIFGLTRDPFLVFSTNLFALMGLRQLYFLLGGLLERLVYLPYALAVILGFIGIKLVLEAMHENTLPFINHGHHIGWAPAIPIWASLSVILGSLAIATVASLLRTSRRAAIAD
- a CDS encoding TerC family protein, coding for MTVPVLAWVLTVAAILGMLAIDYVGHVRTPHTPSLREAARWSAVYVGIALVFGVVVWAVWGPTYGGEYFAGYVTEKSLSVDNLFVFVLIMSSFRVPRAYQQKVLLVGITVALVLRTVFILLGAAAIANFSWVFYLFGLFLVWTAIAQLRHAKEQDEEFTENAVLRFVRRVLPTTETYVEDRLTTKVDGKRLITPMLIVMLAIGSADLLFAVDSIPAIFGLTEQTYLVFAANAFSLLGLRQLFFLVDGLLDRLVYLGYGLAAILGFIGAKLLVHALHTNELPFLNSGQHITVIPEIPTALSLGFIVVVLVITTAASLYRDRRVRAARLPDTKEH
- a CDS encoding pilus assembly protein TadG-related protein, whose protein sequence is MTRPTGVPASDPESGRILLLTLGFAVVALMLVAMVVSATAVHLDRKRLFNLADVAAAEAAQWLDAEYFGSTSPPEHLALSATGIENAAAAAVERNLELTSESRITQVRILEAATSDGVTAEVTLTAVTNPPLLGWFTDAFLDGIDLSATSRARSPLQAG
- the uvrB gene encoding excinuclease ABC subunit UvrB, which translates into the protein MRPVTDLQRTVAPFEVISEYTPSGDQPTAIAQLTERIQAGEKDVVLLGATGTGKSATTAWLIEKLQRPTLVMAPNKTLAAQLATEFRELLPNNAVEYFVSYYDYYQPEAYIAQTDTYIEKDSSINDEVERLRHSATSSLLTRRDVVVVASVSCIYGLGTPQEYVDRMVRLDVGDVVDRDQLLRRFVQMQYTRNDVAFTRGTFRVRGDTVEIIPVYEELAVRIEFFGDEIEAIQTLHPLTGDVVRDEKSVYLFPATHYVAGPERMERAIAGIEKELEERLAVLEKQNKLLEAQRLRMRTTYDIEMMRQIGSCSGIENYSLHIDGREPGTPPNTLLDYFPEDFLLVIDESHVTVPQIGAMFEGDMSRKRALVEHGFRLPSAMDNRPLRWEEFVERIGQTVYLSATPGEYETSLSDGVVEQIIRPTGLVDPEVIVKPTTGQIDDLLHEIRERVERDERVLVTTLTKKMAEDLTDYFLEKGIKVQYLHSDVDTLRRVELLRELRLGQFDVLVGINLLREGLDLPEVSLVSILDADKEGFLRSARSLIQTIGRAARNVSGQVHMYADKITPAMAIALEETTRRREKQIAYNTAHGVDPTPLRKKIADVTDMLAREDIDTQQLLAGGYRKPAERRAKAPLPGSPKEGATTGNRLAGVAAGELAELIQELSDQMHAAAAELQFEVAARLRDEISGLKKELRQMTAATS
- a CDS encoding HepT-like ribonuclease domain-containing protein — protein: MTGAEALAARYGERAVQSLRDLVTHCETAARLVARGRQAYDADEMLFHAAKSIIARAGECVDRLDKAGTGLPGDHPELELRQLKDARNFVTHTYDRVDPSMVWDMLAIDLPRVATRVREILTRGDQA
- a CDS encoding PKD domain-containing protein: MRPLARAAAVILSVCALAALYADAARAGAWDDVKIDSKADENESIVLTAKEEALVATLHNASATTAANPHPTRYKRITTVLCQRTESVFQPQWLREACQSNETTMTELECPPEAVALEGLWTSVWETENDRYGPWHALNRGSCLVAADLRAEAQFAFEVLTIPAPEPSIQPTQWALVNVHSPVSVTTPVQRFDVELLGIPVVLEATATTFTWNFGDGSAPLVTQDPGRPWHEGDPIPDESWVGHTWTRKGTYPVTMTTTWQGRFALAGTDAWEDVDGDVTTTSTVGPIQVLEARSQLVDGTLG
- a CDS encoding helix-turn-helix domain-containing protein, coding for MINIRHARERAGLSQAELARRAGIAPSNLSAIESGTRPASAAMVNRLLDAMGRPSVALREHRDEVMATIERLGGSDPRVFGSVARGEDGPGSDIDLLVRAVPGRTWDFVTLPRVLSDLLGVQVDVIAESGLRPTDGAILAEAVPL